Proteins co-encoded in one Streptomyces roseochromogenus subsp. oscitans DS 12.976 genomic window:
- a CDS encoding zf-HC2 domain-containing protein → MSGAGRFEAPDDHEGQREGHGEGYGEGHRDGPGAEGRERPPYEDREDREGYAGPGDRSGHGRFGDGAGDGSGRMPAGTGEPEPDGPARIPTPRASVEDTGLPLPDLADLPPVPLDLPHDVLKSLLGAWALAACSAAEAEAVEEHLGSCGSCADEARRLREAVGLLHQSESLDLDPGLRDRVLENCLERRPPRIPVPEWAAAYDAETARLDALLQDFGDAEWHAPVRLRWFEADTERSRRTTVAGVIAHLLSVDGLIAVALGLEDPPPLSASFERGDPYAEIAGAAERQPDRQAPGPAERTEAFWRNSPFPPNRSVRGPWREQSHSLVRTVSFTGGHAGGLAVSYGDFELPLHDAMLDRAFACWMHAEDIAEAVDYPYRPPAPRHLNKMIDLTARMLPAALARRRQSGLASPARGRHLSLAGEPGRSLRLEIEGAAGGEWLIPLDSPAAVASADLEVAHVALDDTEFCQLAAGHIRPEEAAAGQVGDREAIRDVLFATAGLSRM, encoded by the coding sequence GTGAGCGGAGCGGGACGGTTCGAGGCACCCGACGACCACGAGGGACAGAGAGAAGGGCACGGAGAAGGTTACGGAGAGGGGCACAGGGACGGACCGGGAGCCGAGGGCCGCGAGCGGCCGCCGTACGAGGACCGTGAGGACCGCGAGGGGTACGCGGGTCCCGGCGACCGGAGTGGGCACGGCCGCTTCGGCGACGGTGCCGGCGACGGCTCGGGGCGGATGCCGGCCGGGACCGGCGAGCCCGAGCCGGACGGGCCGGCGCGCATACCGACGCCCCGCGCCTCCGTCGAGGACACCGGGCTTCCGCTGCCCGACCTCGCCGACCTCCCGCCCGTGCCGCTCGACCTGCCGCACGACGTCCTGAAGTCGCTGCTCGGCGCCTGGGCGCTGGCCGCCTGTTCGGCGGCCGAGGCGGAGGCCGTCGAGGAGCACCTGGGCTCCTGCGGAAGCTGCGCCGACGAGGCTCGCCGGCTGCGCGAGGCGGTCGGCCTGCTGCACCAGTCGGAGAGCCTCGACCTGGACCCGGGGCTGCGCGACCGCGTCCTGGAGAACTGCCTGGAGCGCCGGCCGCCACGCATCCCGGTCCCGGAGTGGGCGGCGGCGTACGACGCCGAGACCGCGCGACTGGACGCCCTGCTGCAGGACTTCGGGGACGCCGAGTGGCATGCGCCGGTGCGGCTGCGATGGTTCGAGGCCGACACGGAGAGAAGCCGGCGTACGACCGTGGCCGGCGTGATCGCGCATCTGCTGTCCGTGGACGGGCTGATCGCGGTCGCGCTCGGCCTGGAGGACCCTCCCCCACTCTCGGCTTCGTTCGAGCGGGGGGACCCCTACGCCGAGATCGCCGGGGCGGCGGAGCGGCAGCCGGACCGCCAGGCGCCGGGCCCGGCCGAACGAACCGAGGCGTTCTGGCGCAACTCCCCCTTCCCGCCGAACCGTTCGGTACGAGGTCCCTGGCGGGAGCAGAGCCACAGTCTGGTGCGCACGGTGTCCTTCACGGGCGGCCATGCCGGCGGACTCGCGGTGTCGTACGGCGACTTCGAACTGCCGCTGCACGACGCGATGCTGGACCGGGCCTTCGCCTGCTGGATGCACGCCGAGGACATCGCGGAGGCGGTCGACTACCCGTACCGGCCGCCCGCGCCACGCCACTTGAACAAGATGATCGACCTCACGGCCCGCATGCTTCCCGCCGCGCTGGCCAGACGCCGACAGTCCGGGCTGGCGTCACCGGCGCGCGGCCGCCACCTCAGCCTGGCCGGCGAGCCCGGCCGCAGCCTGCGCCTGGAGATCGAGGGCGCGGCGGGCGGCGAGTGGCTGATCCCGCTGGACTCACCGGCGGCGGTCGCCTCCGCGGACCTGGAGGTAGCCCATGTGGCCCTCGACGACACGGAGTTCTGCCAGCTGGCCGCGGGCCACATCCGTCCGGAGGAGGCCGCGGCGGGACAGGTCGGCGACCGTGAGGCGATCAGGGATGTCCTGTTCGCCACGGCGGGGTTGAGCCGGATGTAG
- a CDS encoding protein kinase domain-containing protein: MSGTPPELPIVVLDALMPKAQRLVVNRRGSMVWEVESHRGHYAVKVGYPIEATADWPAQPWTALAPAREGAVLHRLGFHDFAYGEWEGGTWNFQPWREGPDLHQLWEPCRAPDSRIEPHTSVALSCVEALAELHSQGWAHGDVQPAHFIIGPERTHLIDLALARGGHVPEGYDFPFRGCLVHYEAPEIARSVLATGEAQATPEADIYALGASLLISATGWRAVEYPDDAPRHVQRQAVADGRRRPVKVQGELGELVEAMLSHAPEDRPTIYEVGKALS; encoded by the coding sequence TTGTCCGGGACACCCCCTGAACTGCCGATTGTCGTGCTCGACGCACTCATGCCCAAGGCTCAGCGCCTGGTCGTCAATCGCCGGGGCTCCATGGTCTGGGAGGTCGAGAGCCATCGGGGCCACTACGCCGTGAAGGTCGGATACCCCATCGAGGCAACGGCCGACTGGCCTGCCCAGCCGTGGACAGCGCTCGCCCCCGCACGCGAAGGCGCCGTACTGCACCGCCTGGGCTTCCATGACTTCGCGTACGGCGAATGGGAGGGAGGCACCTGGAACTTCCAGCCGTGGCGGGAAGGACCGGACCTCCACCAGCTGTGGGAGCCCTGCCGTGCGCCGGACTCGCGCATCGAGCCGCACACCAGCGTGGCCCTGAGCTGTGTGGAGGCGCTGGCCGAACTGCACTCCCAGGGTTGGGCTCACGGCGACGTGCAGCCCGCGCACTTCATCATCGGGCCGGAACGGACCCATCTCATCGACTTGGCCTTGGCGCGCGGTGGGCACGTGCCCGAGGGGTACGACTTCCCGTTCCGCGGCTGCCTCGTCCACTACGAGGCGCCGGAGATTGCGCGCAGTGTGCTCGCGACCGGAGAGGCGCAGGCCACACCAGAAGCCGACATCTACGCACTCGGCGCGTCACTGCTCATCTCCGCCACGGGCTGGCGGGCGGTCGAGTACCCGGACGACGCTCCGCGCCACGTGCAGAGGCAGGCCGTAGCGGACGGCAGGCGGCGGCCGGTGAAGGTGCAGGGCGAACTGGGTGAGCTGGTCGAAGCCATGCTCAGTCATGCCCCCGAAGACAGGCCAACGATCTACGAGGTCGGTAAAGCCTTGAGTTGA
- a CDS encoding EF-hand domain-containing protein: MVNTEYGRRIAARFATFDQDGNGRIDREDFSAAAKALLAEFAVTARSDKGQALYAGAEAFWQGMAGIADRDGDQRITREEFVTGAVKRLRDNPGRFAEIARPFLHAALAVADEDGDGRISVADTARVLRALHVQADTARTAAESLDADADGTITEADLVPAIARYFTIAE; this comes from the coding sequence ATGGTCAACACCGAGTACGGGCGCCGGATCGCCGCCCGCTTCGCCACCTTCGACCAGGACGGCAACGGCCGGATCGACCGCGAGGACTTCAGCGCGGCGGCCAAGGCGCTCCTCGCCGAGTTCGCCGTGACCGCCCGCTCCGACAAGGGGCAGGCGCTGTACGCCGGCGCGGAGGCGTTCTGGCAGGGCATGGCCGGGATCGCGGACCGGGACGGCGACCAGCGGATCACCCGCGAGGAGTTCGTCACCGGCGCGGTCAAGCGGCTGCGCGACAACCCAGGCCGCTTCGCCGAGATCGCCCGCCCGTTCCTGCACGCGGCACTGGCGGTGGCGGACGAGGACGGGGACGGCCGGATCAGCGTCGCCGACACGGCCCGCGTCCTGCGTGCCCTTCACGTCCAGGCGGACACCGCTCGCACCGCGGCCGAGTCCCTGGACGCGGATGCCGACGGCACGATCACGGAAGCGGACCTGGTCCCGGCCATCGCCCGCTACTTCACCATCGCCGAGTAG
- a CDS encoding class I adenylate-forming enzyme family protein, which translates to MNETPHSLSSARTLWDLVVRRAALTPGRPVLLQGGRQLTFSELRARAERVAAGLYDRGVRPGTVVAWQLPTRIETALLSFALARLGAVQSPVIPFYRDREVGFALRESKAEFFAVPGVWRGHDHTEMARRLGARGIFEAYDDDSLPDGDPSKLPAPPAEGTSVRWIYWTSGTTSDPKGVLHTDRSLIAGGSCLAHALRLTPEDVGSIAFPYAHIGGPDYLVMLLLYGFPAVMFEHFSLPDALPEYRRHRVTVAGGSTAFYSLFLAEQRKQPGEKVIPSLRLLAGGGAPKPPEVYHSVVREMGVQLTHGYGMTEVPMITMGDPRDTPENLATTEGRPPAGMEIRIVDGEIRLRGEAVCQGYLDPAQTAAAFDADGFLRTGDLGHVTDSGHLVLTGRLKDVIIRKGENISAREIEDLLHRHPLVGDAAVIGLSDAERGELVCAVVEQPPGSPELTLPSIVSYLRSAGLSVHKLPERLEVVEALPRNDTLRKVLKYKLRERFSGPLA; encoded by the coding sequence GTGAACGAGACCCCGCATTCCCTGAGTTCCGCCCGCACGTTGTGGGACCTGGTCGTCCGTCGCGCCGCCCTGACCCCCGGCCGTCCCGTCCTCCTCCAGGGCGGCCGTCAGCTCACTTTCAGCGAACTGCGCGCGCGTGCCGAGCGGGTGGCGGCCGGTCTGTACGACAGGGGCGTGCGTCCCGGCACGGTGGTCGCCTGGCAGTTGCCGACCCGCATCGAGACGGCCCTGCTGTCCTTCGCGCTGGCCCGCCTGGGCGCCGTACAGTCCCCGGTGATCCCCTTCTACCGGGACCGGGAGGTCGGCTTCGCGCTCCGGGAGTCGAAAGCGGAGTTCTTCGCGGTACCGGGCGTGTGGCGCGGCCACGACCACACGGAGATGGCCCGCCGGCTGGGTGCGAGGGGGATCTTCGAGGCGTACGACGACGACTCCCTGCCGGACGGCGACCCGTCGAAGCTCCCCGCCCCGCCCGCCGAGGGCACCTCGGTCCGCTGGATCTACTGGACCTCGGGCACCACCTCCGACCCCAAGGGGGTACTGCACACCGACCGCTCCCTGATAGCGGGCGGCTCCTGCCTGGCGCACGCACTGCGGCTGACGCCCGAGGACGTGGGCTCGATCGCCTTCCCGTACGCCCACATAGGCGGCCCCGACTATCTGGTGATGCTCCTGCTGTACGGCTTCCCGGCGGTGATGTTCGAGCACTTCTCGCTGCCGGACGCGCTGCCGGAGTACCGGCGGCACCGGGTGACGGTGGCCGGCGGCTCCACGGCCTTCTACTCCCTGTTCCTGGCCGAGCAGCGCAAACAGCCGGGCGAGAAGGTGATCCCCTCCCTCCGCCTACTGGCAGGCGGCGGCGCACCGAAGCCCCCGGAGGTCTACCACTCGGTGGTCCGCGAGATGGGCGTCCAGCTCACCCACGGCTACGGCATGACCGAGGTCCCGATGATCACCATGGGCGATCCGCGGGACACCCCGGAGAACCTGGCGACGACCGAGGGCCGCCCGCCGGCCGGCATGGAGATCCGGATCGTGGACGGCGAGATACGACTGCGCGGGGAGGCCGTCTGCCAGGGCTATCTGGACCCCGCCCAGACGGCCGCCGCCTTCGACGCCGACGGCTTCCTGCGCACGGGCGACCTGGGCCATGTCACGGACTCGGGCCACCTGGTCCTCACCGGCCGCCTGAAGGACGTGATCATCCGCAAGGGCGAGAACATCTCGGCCAGGGAGATCGAGGACTTGCTGCACCGCCACCCTCTGGTGGGCGACGCAGCAGTCATCGGCCTGTCGGACGCCGAACGAGGCGAACTGGTCTGCGCGGTGGTGGAACAGCCGCCGGGATCGCCCGAGTTGACCTTGCCGTCGATCGTCTCCTACCTGCGCTCAGCAGGCCTGTCCGTCCACAAACTGCCGGAGCGGCTGGAGGTGGTGGAGGCGCTTCCGCGTAATGACACGCTGCGGAAGGTGCTCAAGTACAAGCTGAGGGAGCGGTTTTCGGGTCCGCTCGCTTAG
- a CDS encoding heavy metal translocating P-type ATPase, translating into MSSTLIRPTETGAAREKVTPRRRTRIFALPEARWALGALVLFLLALPLYLSGAPAWSWGSLFAAVYVTGGWEPGWAGLQALKDKTLDVDLLMVVAALGAAAIGQGLDGALLIVIFATSGALEAVATARTADSVRGLLDLAPATATRLLDDGGEESLPTEELHVGDTILVRPGERIGADGRVLEGTSEVDQATITGEPLPVAKEAGDEVFAGTLNGTGALRVRVERDPSDSVIARIVAMVEEASETKAPTQLFIEKVEQRYSLGMVAATVALFVLPLLFDADLRSTLLRAMTFMIVASPCAVVLATMPPLLSAIANAGRHGVLVKSAVVMERLGQVDAVALDKTGTLTEGTPRVTDIRPLAASGLTVDELLRLAAAAEHPSEHPLARAIVDAARIRNLDIPLVEDFTSTPGAGVSAKVNDRTVMVGSPTRILDGSTGHPAVAVAAGMEQEGRTAVLVTLDGTPVGALGIADRLREEAAATVAALGELTGTAPVLVTGDNPRAASLLAAEVGITDVRAGLLPQDKVTAVQEMERAGRKVLVVGDGVNDAPALAAAHAGIAMGRAGSDLALETADAVVVRDELATIPAVVRLSRQARRLVVQNLVIAALFISGLVIWDLFGTLPLPLGVAGHEGSTVVVGLNGLRLLADAAWKQTRPKGHQ; encoded by the coding sequence ATGTCTTCCACTCTGATCCGCCCGACCGAGACCGGCGCCGCCCGCGAGAAGGTGACCCCCCGGCGGCGCACGCGGATCTTCGCGCTGCCTGAGGCCCGATGGGCACTGGGTGCGCTGGTCTTGTTCCTGCTCGCACTGCCGCTGTATCTGTCCGGGGCGCCTGCGTGGTCGTGGGGGTCGTTGTTCGCGGCTGTCTACGTCACCGGTGGCTGGGAGCCCGGCTGGGCCGGTCTTCAGGCGCTGAAGGACAAGACCCTGGACGTAGATCTGCTCATGGTCGTCGCCGCGCTCGGAGCGGCGGCCATCGGCCAGGGTCTGGACGGAGCGTTGCTGATCGTCATCTTCGCCACCTCCGGCGCCCTGGAGGCGGTCGCCACCGCCCGGACCGCGGATTCGGTGCGCGGTCTACTCGACCTCGCCCCCGCTACTGCGACACGTCTGCTGGACGACGGCGGGGAGGAAAGCCTGCCCACAGAGGAACTACACGTGGGTGACACGATCTTGGTGCGCCCCGGTGAGCGGATCGGTGCCGATGGCCGGGTACTGGAGGGGACCAGCGAGGTTGATCAGGCCACCATCACCGGTGAACCGCTGCCCGTGGCCAAGGAGGCCGGGGACGAGGTCTTCGCCGGCACCCTGAACGGAACCGGCGCGCTGCGGGTGAGGGTCGAGCGGGACCCGTCCGACTCCGTGATCGCCCGGATCGTGGCCATGGTCGAAGAAGCCTCGGAGACCAAGGCGCCGACCCAGCTGTTCATCGAGAAGGTGGAACAGCGCTACTCGCTCGGAATGGTCGCGGCTACGGTGGCGCTGTTCGTGCTGCCGCTGCTCTTCGACGCCGATCTACGATCCACGCTGCTCCGCGCGATGACGTTCATGATCGTCGCCTCTCCGTGTGCCGTGGTCCTCGCCACCATGCCGCCGCTGCTGTCGGCCATCGCCAATGCCGGACGTCACGGTGTACTGGTCAAGTCCGCGGTGGTCATGGAACGCCTCGGGCAGGTGGACGCGGTCGCCCTGGACAAGACCGGCACGCTGACCGAGGGAACCCCGCGCGTCACCGACATCCGCCCGCTGGCCGCCTCGGGTCTGACCGTGGACGAGCTGCTGCGGCTGGCGGCTGCGGCTGAGCACCCCAGCGAGCACCCGCTGGCCCGCGCCATCGTGGACGCCGCCCGCATCCGCAACCTGGACATTCCCCTGGTGGAGGACTTCACGTCCACACCGGGCGCCGGCGTGAGCGCCAAGGTGAACGACCGCACTGTCATGGTCGGCAGCCCTACCCGCATCCTGGACGGCAGCACCGGTCACCCGGCCGTCGCCGTGGCCGCCGGCATGGAGCAGGAAGGCCGCACCGCTGTGCTGGTCACCCTCGACGGCACTCCGGTGGGAGCACTGGGAATCGCCGACCGCCTGCGCGAGGAGGCCGCCGCCACCGTTGCCGCCCTGGGCGAGCTGACCGGCACCGCCCCCGTGCTGGTGACCGGCGACAACCCGCGCGCAGCGTCCCTGCTCGCAGCCGAGGTCGGCATCACCGACGTCCGCGCGGGTCTCCTCCCGCAGGACAAGGTCACCGCCGTGCAGGAGATGGAGCGGGCGGGCCGCAAGGTGCTTGTGGTCGGCGACGGCGTCAACGACGCTCCCGCGCTGGCTGCCGCCCACGCCGGCATCGCCATGGGCCGCGCCGGCTCCGACCTCGCCCTGGAGACCGCCGACGCGGTCGTGGTGCGCGACGAGCTGGCCACCATCCCCGCCGTCGTTCGCCTCTCCCGTCAAGCGCGCCGCCTTGTCGTGCAAAACCTGGTCATCGCCGCGCTGTTCATCAGCGGCCTGGTCATCTGGGACCTGTTCGGCACCCTGCCCCTGCCGCTCGGCGTCGCAGGGCACGAAGGCTCCACCGTGGTCGTCGGCCTTAACGGCCTGCGCCTGCTGGCCGACGCCGCATGGAAGCAAACACGTCCCAAGGGGCACCAGTGA
- a CDS encoding ArsR/SmtB family transcription factor, which produces MGHGAAQPGSVPRARLDAANAAKVATTLQALATPSRLLILARLREGSLPATELAAEVGMEQSACSHQLRLLRNLGLVVGTRQGRSVVYSLYDNHVAELLDQAIYHVEHLRLGLSDTSGTVSPETETATA; this is translated from the coding sequence ATGGGTCATGGAGCCGCACAGCCTGGAAGCGTCCCCCGCGCACGGCTGGACGCCGCGAATGCCGCCAAGGTCGCCACCACGCTTCAGGCGCTGGCGACCCCGTCACGGCTGCTCATCCTCGCCCGGCTGCGCGAAGGCTCTTTGCCGGCGACTGAACTGGCCGCCGAGGTCGGCATGGAGCAGTCCGCTTGCTCTCACCAACTGCGGTTGCTGCGCAACCTCGGCCTTGTCGTCGGTACCCGCCAGGGCCGCTCGGTGGTGTACTCGCTGTACGACAACCACGTCGCTGAACTTCTGGACCAGGCCATCTACCACGTGGAACACCTGCGCCTCGGCCTCAGCGACACCTCCGGCACCGTCAGCCCGGAGACCGAGACGGCGACTGCCTGA
- a CDS encoding sigma-70 family RNA polymerase sigma factor — MAKKDVPPRWDRKMQQRLARGEAAALGELYDRFASLVHGLAHRVLGEEKAADTLTRDVFAHVWEHPESYDPKQGPLRTWVAGVTHRLAVERLRASETAALPAGGGSLADLERKVRHASVAARADYIVHSMPAPLRAALDLAYFQRRDYRQTAVDLGVTEDEARRRLRLGLQLLSTAHDAAAPPEHGGAV, encoded by the coding sequence ATGGCCAAGAAGGACGTACCACCCCGCTGGGACCGCAAGATGCAGCAGCGGCTCGCCCGCGGCGAGGCGGCCGCCCTGGGCGAGCTGTACGACCGGTTCGCCTCGCTCGTGCACGGCCTCGCCCACCGCGTCCTCGGTGAGGAGAAAGCAGCCGACACCCTCACCCGCGACGTCTTCGCCCACGTCTGGGAACACCCGGAGAGCTACGACCCGAAGCAGGGCCCGCTGCGCACCTGGGTAGCCGGGGTCACCCACCGGCTCGCCGTGGAGCGGCTGCGCGCGAGCGAGACCGCCGCGCTGCCGGCGGGCGGCGGCTCCCTGGCGGACCTGGAGCGCAAGGTGCGCCACGCCTCGGTCGCCGCCCGCGCCGACTACATCGTCCACTCCATGCCCGCCCCGCTGCGCGCCGCCCTCGACCTCGCCTACTTCCAGCGCCGGGACTACCGCCAGACCGCCGTCGACCTCGGTGTCACCGAGGACGAGGCCCGCCGCCGGCTCCGCCTCGGCCTGCAACTGCTCTCCACCGCCCACGACGCTGCGGCACCCCCGGAACACGGAGGTGCGGTGTGA
- a CDS encoding STAS domain-containing protein — MAVAFNVTGVEQGEWAVLRVTGELDLMTSPILRQRVHDVVAEGHHSLVVDLSDVFFCDSSGVGVLVAARRLIRSCQGRLRLILPDRGADDGSHVNRVLGALGVRRLFDVRPDLEAATADEAGPLSA, encoded by the coding sequence ATGGCCGTGGCATTCAACGTGACCGGCGTCGAACAAGGCGAGTGGGCCGTGCTCCGGGTGACCGGGGAACTGGACCTGATGACCTCGCCGATATTGCGTCAACGTGTGCACGACGTCGTCGCCGAGGGGCACCACAGCCTTGTCGTGGACCTCTCGGATGTGTTCTTCTGCGACTCCAGCGGGGTCGGCGTCCTCGTCGCCGCCCGCCGGCTGATCCGCTCCTGTCAGGGCCGGCTCCGGCTCATCCTGCCCGACCGGGGCGCCGACGACGGCTCGCACGTCAACCGGGTCCTCGGCGCGCTCGGCGTACGCCGGCTCTTCGACGTCCGCCCCGACCTGGAGGCCGCGACGGCCGACGAGGCGGGCCCGCTCTCCGCCTGA
- the purU gene encoding formyltetrahydrofolate deformylase: protein MNEQSAAAAAPADQYVLTLSCPDKQGIVHAVSSYLFMTGCNIEDSQQFGDHDTGLFFMRVHFSAEAPVTVDKLRASFAAIGDSFHMDWQLNRADAKMRILLMVSKFGHCLNDLLFRARIGALPVEIVGVVSNHTDFEELVGSYNIPFHHIPVTKDTKSEAEARLLEVVREEGVELVVLARYMQVISDDLCKQLSGRIINIHHSFLPSFKGAKPYHQAHARGVKLIGATAHYVTADLDEGPIIEQEVERVGHDVTPDQLVAIGRDVECQALARAVKWHAERRILLNGRRTVVFA, encoded by the coding sequence ATGAACGAGCAGTCCGCGGCCGCCGCCGCACCGGCCGACCAGTACGTCCTCACCCTCTCCTGCCCGGACAAGCAGGGCATCGTGCACGCCGTGTCGAGCTACCTCTTCATGACCGGCTGCAACATCGAGGACAGCCAGCAGTTCGGCGACCACGACACGGGTCTGTTCTTCATGCGCGTCCACTTCTCGGCCGAGGCTCCGGTGACGGTGGACAAGCTCCGGGCGAGCTTCGCGGCGATCGGTGACTCCTTCCACATGGACTGGCAGCTCAACCGGGCCGACGCGAAGATGCGGATCCTGCTGATGGTCAGCAAGTTCGGGCACTGTCTGAACGACCTGCTGTTCCGGGCCCGGATCGGCGCGCTGCCGGTGGAGATCGTGGGCGTGGTCTCGAACCACACCGACTTCGAGGAGCTGGTGGGCTCCTACAACATCCCCTTCCACCACATCCCGGTGACGAAGGACACGAAGTCGGAGGCCGAGGCGCGACTGCTGGAGGTCGTTCGCGAAGAGGGCGTCGAACTGGTCGTCCTGGCCCGCTATATGCAGGTCATCTCGGACGATCTGTGCAAGCAGCTCAGCGGCCGGATCATCAACATCCACCACTCCTTCCTGCCGAGCTTCAAGGGCGCGAAGCCGTATCACCAGGCGCACGCGCGCGGTGTGAAGCTGATCGGCGCCACGGCCCACTATGTGACGGCCGACCTCGACGAGGGGCCGATCATCGAGCAGGAGGTCGAGCGGGTGGGGCACGACGTGACGCCCGACCAACTGGTGGCCATCGGGCGCGATGTGGAGTGCCAGGCGCTGGCGCGGGCCGTCAAGTGGCACGCGGAGCGGCGGATTCTGCTCAACGGCCGCCGTACGGTCGTTTTCGCCTGA
- a CDS encoding helix-turn-helix domain-containing protein → MPNERLRAAMAAGGWTYAALADKVEVDPKSVERWVNLGRTPRRATAMLAAETLGEDVHALWPSLRQARPARAVSPELVAIYDQRADVPVSAFVDLLTQAREHIDVLVYAAVFLHEAYPRLNEVLRERAADGCAVRIAVGDPDSTNVQQRGGEERFGHGIESRCRLALMHYRPLAGVPGIEVRTHATTLYNSIYRADDQVLVNAHIWGVNAYGAPVWHLRRNGAGGMFDTYASSFDAVWETATPVREG, encoded by the coding sequence ATGCCGAACGAGAGGTTACGTGCTGCCATGGCGGCCGGCGGATGGACGTACGCCGCCCTCGCGGACAAGGTCGAAGTCGATCCGAAGTCCGTTGAGCGATGGGTGAATCTGGGGCGTACGCCGCGTCGTGCCACGGCCATGCTGGCAGCGGAAACACTAGGAGAAGATGTGCACGCTCTATGGCCATCGCTCAGGCAGGCGCGCCCTGCCCGTGCTGTCAGTCCGGAACTTGTGGCGATTTACGACCAGCGGGCGGACGTCCCTGTCTCCGCTTTCGTGGACCTGCTGACCCAGGCTCGCGAGCACATCGACGTGCTCGTGTACGCCGCAGTCTTCCTGCACGAGGCATACCCGCGGCTCAACGAGGTATTGCGAGAGCGAGCTGCCGACGGGTGTGCGGTCCGTATCGCGGTCGGCGACCCGGACAGCACGAATGTCCAACAGCGCGGCGGCGAAGAGAGGTTCGGCCACGGTATCGAGTCCCGTTGCCGACTCGCCCTCATGCACTATCGCCCTCTCGCCGGGGTACCTGGCATCGAGGTACGGACCCATGCCACCACGCTCTACAACTCGATCTATCGGGCGGACGACCAGGTGTTGGTCAATGCCCATATCTGGGGCGTGAACGCCTACGGTGCGCCTGTGTGGCATCTTCGGCGCAACGGAGCGGGCGGCATGTTCGACACCTACGCCAGCAGCTTCGACGCGGTGTGGGAGACCGCGACGCCGGTACGAGAAGGGTGA
- a CDS encoding glycine-rich domain-containing protein, with amino-acid sequence MTATANDQRTGRAMAGEELFDSLTHFVIVHNGQSSERAARIADQAVAFLVTAATATVPMVPSDDVDLGLHALILHTKEYAALCDRYAGRFLHHNPMPGGGARDPEKVAASAHAMKAAGFMVFDDLWTVNGTNLAQCDSDCGRPYGQA; translated from the coding sequence ATGACAGCAACGGCAAACGACCAGAGGACGGGTCGCGCGATGGCTGGTGAGGAGCTGTTCGACAGCCTCACCCACTTCGTGATCGTCCACAACGGGCAGTCGTCCGAGCGGGCGGCACGGATCGCGGACCAGGCGGTGGCCTTCCTGGTCACTGCGGCAACCGCCACTGTCCCCATGGTCCCGTCGGACGACGTGGACCTCGGACTGCACGCGCTCATCCTGCATACGAAGGAGTACGCCGCGCTCTGCGACCGGTACGCGGGCCGCTTCCTGCACCACAACCCGATGCCGGGCGGGGGAGCGCGTGACCCGGAGAAGGTCGCCGCCTCCGCGCACGCGATGAAGGCGGCCGGGTTCATGGTCTTCGACGACCTGTGGACCGTGAACGGCACGAACCTCGCGCAATGCGACTCGGACTGCGGCCGTCCGTACGGTCAGGCGTAG
- a CDS encoding NUDIX domain-containing protein, with translation MARTEYYDDPAAPEPNSMVVAASAVVTDDEGRVLLQRRTDNDLWALPGGGMEMTDSLPGAAVREVKEETGLDVEITGLVGMYTDPRHIIAYSDGEVRRQFNVCFTARVVGGRLAISDESTELRFVQPAEIDQLPMHHTQRLRIRHFLEDRERPYLG, from the coding sequence ATGGCACGGACCGAGTACTACGACGACCCGGCGGCACCGGAGCCGAACAGCATGGTGGTCGCCGCGTCCGCCGTGGTCACCGACGACGAAGGGCGAGTGCTCCTTCAGCGCCGCACGGACAACGATCTCTGGGCCCTACCTGGCGGCGGCATGGAGATGACCGACTCACTCCCGGGAGCAGCCGTCCGCGAGGTGAAGGAGGAAACGGGTCTGGACGTCGAGATCACCGGGCTCGTGGGCATGTACACCGACCCTCGCCACATCATCGCCTACTCGGACGGTGAGGTACGCAGGCAGTTCAACGTGTGCTTCACCGCTCGTGTGGTCGGCGGCCGGCTCGCGATCTCGGACGAGTCCACGGAGCTGCGGTTCGTCCAGCCGGCGGAGATCGATCAACTGCCGATGCACCACACACAGCGGCTCCGGATCCGTCACTTCCTGGAGGACCGTGAGCGGCCCTACCTCGGCTGA